GATCCGCGGTAACGTTCTAGGTCGTGACGCCCGGCGGCGGACTCATTGTACTGCCGCACGAGCTACCTAGGATACCAATCAAGTAGCGGACGGTATCTGCCCAGTGAATTGAGGACAGGCGACGGCGCCTGTCCTTTCGTTAGTGATTCCGTCTCATATTCCGCATGAACACAGGACTGAGACTAAATCTCGCCGATGGCCAGCAGTGGCGTATCCGCCCGGTTGACGAGCAGGCCGCGGCGATTGTTGCCGAATTGGGCACGGTCATGGGATTGAGTCCCGCCACCGGGTCGGGCAGGCCGGGCGACGGCGTCCGCGAGCTGTGCGTGGCCGTGTGCGGAGAGTCCGAGCGGCTGGACCTCGAAGCAAGTGGTGCGGTTGTGTGTCGCCTTGCCGCACCAACAAACCAGTGGACTAAGATAGACCAGATGCGGCGGGTCGCCTCCCAGATTGCGCGAGAGACAATGGCTCGTGGGGGACTGCTGTTCCACGGAGCCCTGGCCGAGCATCGCGGAAGCGGTTTCATCATGGCCGGGCCGCAGGATGTGGGCAAGAGCACGGCCAGCCGTCGCCTTCCCTCGCCCTGGCGTTCCCTCTGTGACGACATGACGCTGGTCGTGCCGGACGGCAGGGGTGGGTTCTGGGCTCATCCGTGGCCGACCTGGAGTCGCTTCCTCTACAATGGACCGGGCGGTTCCTGGGTCGTAGAGGACGCGAAACCTCTTCGGGCGATTTTCTTTCTCGATCAGGCGCCATTTGACCGGTTGGAACCCATCTATGGCACACATGCGACCGCCTTGACCCTGCAATCCGCCGAGGAACTCACTCGCGAGCTGTTGCTCCAGCTGACCGACGTTGAGTCGGCGCAGGTGCTCTGCGGTAAGGCACTCGGCGCAGCAAAGGGTCTGGCCACCGCAGTTCCGGTGTACTCGCTCAAAGTAAGCCTAGATGGCCGCTTTTGGGAGAAGATCGAGGACGTTCTGCCCGTCGGCGAACTCCCGAGGTCTGGCGAGGACAGCCGCTGCCGCGCCCCGATGTCTGTTGAGTCGTTCATGGCTGACGATACGTTGCGCGTAGTCTGCACCGGGACCAGCATGAGTCCCACGCTGGAGGAGCCCGATCTCCTTGAAGTGGAACCCTGTGGTACTGCGGCATTGCGTCCCGGCGACGTGGTATGCTTCAAGTCGCCGGGAACGGGAAAAACGATCGTGCACCGCGTGGTTTCCGTCGGTCCACGGTCAGGAGTTTTCGGCCATGCAACCGATGGGCGACCGAGGGGCGGTATCCGAACGCGCGGGGACAACAACCCGGTCGACGACGACGAGGTTCTCCAACCCGGGGACATTATTGGTCGCGTCAGGACAGCGCAACGCGGGGCGTATCGCTGGAGAGTCCGCGGTGGGCGGCTGGGTCTTGCGGTACTCCCGTGGACGCGCCTGCGCCGGCGCATCCGAAACAGCACCGGGCTTATCCCGCACACGCTGTACCATTTTCTCGCCGGCCTGGGTCCGTTCGACCGCATGCTCCCGGCAAGTCTTCGCCCAAGGCTGGTGCGTTTCCGCACCCGCCACCGGGCCTCTCTGAAACTGCTGATTGGCAGGCGTACGATCGGACACTACGACTTTCGTCGCAAGGAGTGGCACATCAGGCGGCCATTCCGCCTGCTAGTGGACGTGCAGGCCTTGCCTGAACAGAAACCCTAGGTCCGCAATCCCCAACCCGGATGGAGAATCCCCGCTCCGCGGCCGACCTGCTCCTCAGCTACCTGTCCGACCCAAGACCAAGGACCAGGAACCAGGAACCGGTGACTGACTGGAACGAGGTCGTCAGCACTGCTGCCTATCATGGCCTCGCTCCCCTGCTGTTCAGTCGCCTGAAGAAGAGCGAGGTGCAGGACTACGTTCCGGCAGATGCGTGGGAGCGGCTGCGGCAGGCATACTTCGCCAGCGCCAGTAGAAGCGGCCTCTTCTATCGCCGGCTCGTACCCGTGCTTCGCTGCCTGCGCGACTCCGGCATCCCGGTGATTGCCATGAAGGGAGTCTACCTCGCGGAGCAGGTCTACGGCAATCTCGCTCTCCGGCCAATGTGCGACGCCGACCTCATGGTCCCGAGAGCAGAACTGCCGAGAGCTATCGCAGCATTGTTTGACTCGGGCGGCGCCTATCAGCTGTCAGAACACTTCGACAAGTTCGACTGGGCAGTACATCACCACGCACGGCCACTCGTCGTTCGCGAATTGACCGTTGAGATTCACTGGACACTCGTCCCTCCAACCGGAGCGGTAAGAGTAGACACCGCCGGTCTCTGGGAGAGGGCTCGCCCGGTCACGATCGCCAGGGTAGAAGTGCTTGCCCTTTCCTCCGAAGACCTGATACTGCACCTCTGTCTGAGCCTGGGCCACCAGGGTTTCACCGGCCTGAAGCGCCTCTGTGATATGGCCGAGACCCTGCACCGCTTCCGTGGCGAGATCGACTGGGCTCGGGTCGTGAGCCTGGCTCACCGGTGGGGTGCATCCAAGTACGCCGGCTTGACGTTTCACTTGGCCAGAAACCTGTTGGGCGCAGCGGTGCCGGATGATGTCCTGGAGCAGTTAGTCCCCGGAGGACTTGACCGGCGCAAGCTGGAGACGGCTCAGGAGAGCATTGTCGCCCGGACCGACTGCCTCCGGTCGGGATCGATCATAGACCGGTGGGGCGCAATGTCTATGGGGGGCAAGGCTAGGCTCTCCTGGGAACGGGTCTTTCTCCCACGCGGGGAGATGGCGGTGGTTTATCCTGAGTCGCGAAAGGCAAAGCACCTCTGGCCCTACTACGCGCTGCGGCTGCGTGACGTTGTCCGTACCCTGCTCGCCCACTTGTTCCGGCGCGGGCTGCCCACGGCGCGGAGCGGCATGGAAGGTCGCAACGCCGCGCTCGCCAACTGGCTGGAAGACCGAATGACGGTCGGCGGTAAGCGCCGGACGATGAAAGAGCAACGATGAAGGAGAGTTCCCGCCCGAGGTTCGTGGATGCCGTCCAGCAAGGCCTGCGCCTGGACCGGGCGATTCGACTGGTCTGGACGAGCGCCCCAGGCTGGGCTACGTTGAATCTCCTCTTGGTCGTGGTCCAGGGTCTGTTGCCCCTTGCCGGGCTGTACCTGATGAAGAGGCTCATTGACGCGCTGCAGGCCGGCATTGCCGCGTCTGGCGGGTCCGCGTCCTTTCGGCCGGTGCTGGTCTGGGTCGTACTTGCCGCCGGGGTGGCTCTGCTCACGGCCCTCGCCCGTTCTCTGGCCGACGTGGCGGGACAGGCCCAGTCTCTGGTGCTTACCGACAAAGTGACCGACGTTCTACATAGCCAGTCGGTAGCGGTTGACCTTGAGTACTACGAGAATCCGCTCTACCACGACACACTGCAGCGAGCGCAGGGCGACGCCGCCCAACGTCCGGTGAGCATCGTCAACCGACTGGTGCAGATAGGCCAGAGCGCGATTTCTCTCGCCGGTATCGGAGGCCTGCTGTTCGCTTTCAACCCGCTGTTGGCCCTGGTTCTTGCCCTCGTGGCCCTGCCCGGCGCGCTGGTGCGGCTGGTGTATTCACGCCGGCTGTATCGCTTTGAGCAGGAGCAGACCAAGCAGGAACGGCGGGCGTGGTACTATCACTGGATGTTGACGCACTCCTACTTCGCCAAGGAGGTCCGGCTGTTCGACCTCGGGTCCCTGTTCCGGACCCGCTTCCGCGCCCTGCGGCAGCAACTGCGCGGAGGGAGGCTGGCGCTGACCAGGCGCCGCACTCTGGCTGGAGTGCTGGCCCAGTCGGTGGCCACGGTGGCCGTGTTCGGGGCTCTTGCCTACATCGCCTATCAGACCTTCAAAGGTACCGTCACCATCGGCAGCCTGGTGATGTACTACTCGGCTTTCCAGCTTGCGACCGGTTCGGTTTCGGCCATCCTCGGCGGTTTCGCCGGGCTGTACGAGGACAATCTCTTCCTCTCCAACTTCTACAAGTTCCTTGACCTGAAGCCCAGGGTAACGGCGCCGGTGAAGCCGCTGCCCTGTCCGTCGCGGATTGACAAGGGCATTGCGTTCAATGACGTCGGTTTCACCTATCCCGGGACTTCCCGCAAAGTACTGGAGGGGGTCAACCTGACCGTCGCGCCGGGGCAGGTGATTGCACTGGTCGGGGAGAACGGTTCGGGCAAGACCACGCTCGCCAAGCTCCTCTGCCGGCTGTACGACCCGGATTCGGGTGCGGTGACGGTTGACGGAGTTGACATCCGTCAGTTCGAACCGGCCAGATGGCGACGTCAGGTCAGCGTCGTTCTGCAGGACTACGTTCAGTATCAGCTACCGGTCTGGGAGAACATCTGGCTGGGCGATGCCGAGTCCGTGCCGGACCGCGAGAGGATCGTCGAGGCGGCCCGGCGCTCCGGCGTCGACCCGGTGATTCGCCGCCTTCCCCAGGGCTATGATACGCCGCTGGGCTGCTGGTTCGAGCACGGCCATGAATTGAGCGTGGGTGAGTGGCAGAAAGTGGCGCTGGCCCGGGCGTTTCTACGCGATTCGCAGATCGTGGTGCTTGATGAGCCCACCAGCTCTCTCGACCCCCTGGCCGAGGAGGAGCTGTTCAGACACTTCCGTCAGGCAATCCACGGCCGCGGTGCGGTCCTCATCAGCCACCGGTTCTCGACCGTCCAGATGGCCGACCACATCTACGTGCTGGACAAGGGCCGGGTAGTGGAACAGGGCACACACCGGCAGCTCCTGGAGACGGACGGGTTGTACGCCCGGCTCTACCTTGCCCAGGCCGCTCCCTATCATCGCAGCTAGAACCCGGATCGGGTCAGGCCGCAACCTGCAGGCGCCGGTACGAGAATAGCCGGAGTCGCGCTCCCGCGCCCCAGGTCCGTGAGTTGCCGGTTGTTTGCTGCCGCCTGCCGGCGGGACGGGTGGATTCCGGTCCCGGTCTCTTCACCTCGCCACTGGACTCAGCCCTGACCTTCTGGCGCCGCCCCCTCGTCCTCCGTCCCTTCCCTGGTCCGTACCCCGTTTGCTTTCTGCTGGCCGTGCCGGTAGTAGTGGTACTTGTAGTAATAGTAGTAGTAGCGGCCGTAGCGCCCCGTCCTCTTCACGTCGTTGACCACGAGGCCGGACAGATGCGCGCCGCCACTGAGCATGGCGGAGCCGGCGCGGTTGAGAGCGTCCAGCGTGGTCCGGTCGGCACGGACCACCATTATCGTGGTATCGGCCAGCGTGCCGATAATCGGCGTGTCGGCCGCGACCAGTACCGGCGCGGTGTCAATCACCACATAGTCGTACTCGGTTTCCAGCCGCTCCAGCAGGGCGCGGGTGGCGTTGAGCGTGAGCAGGTCGGCCGGGCTCGGCGGTATGGTACCGCAGGGCAGACAGGACAATCCGTCAAGGCCGGTCGGGAAAACGGCCTCGGCCGGGCTGACGTTCAGGACGACGAGGTCGGACAGACCCGGTTTCTTGCCGCGCTTGAACAGGGTGTGCAGTGCCGGGTGCCGCAGGTCTCCGTCAATCAGCAGGACGCGGGAGCCGGCCTGTGCCAGCACCGAAGCCAGGTTCACCGCCACGGTGGTCTTGCCTTCGCTCGGGCCGGGTGAAGTAACGGCAATCGTCCGCATCGGGCGTTCCGCGCTGGTGAACGCAAGGGCGGTGCGCAGCATGCGAAAAGCCTCGGCGCCCGATGACTCGAAATCGGTGTGGGTGATGAGGTGGGAAGTCACAGCCTCGTTCTGCTTCGTCCGGCGGCCGGCGAGTGAAAGCCGCGGTATGCTGCCGAGCACCGCGTACCCCCGGCGTTCCACTTCGTCCTGGCCGTGGATGGCGGTGTCGAGGTTTTCCGCCGCCACCACGGCGCCGACGGCCAGTACCAGGGCCAGGAGCAGCCCGGCCACAAGGCTCGACCGGACGTTCGGCCTGGTCTGGCGCGCCTGGCTGGCCCGGTCGATTATCCGCACCGAAGATATCCTTCCCACCTCCCGGATGCGCGCCTCCTCGTAGCGTTCGGACAGCAGCGAGTGGACCCGGCGACCGGTCTCCACGTCGCGGGTCAGCCGGGCCAGTTGTCGTTCGGCTTCCGGCAGGCGTTCGAGCTGGGTGTCGAAGCCGGCCAGGGCGTTCGCCAGCGCTGCCTGCCGCGCCTGGGACGAGGCCAGCCCGGTATTGAGGGTCAGGGCCGACTCGAGCAGGTCGTTCAAGTGTCCGGCCGGGTCGACAAACCCCTGCCTGGTGATGAGCTTCTGCGATTCGGTGCGGAGGCGCGCCCGGGTGCTGTCTATCTGGCGGTCCAGTACCTTGATCCGCTCCGAGTTGGGAGCGAAGCCGCGGATGAGGAGGTTGGTCTTGTCGACCTCGATCTGGTTCAGCGTGCCTTTCAGCTCGGCCACCAGCGGCGACGAGATGGCGTCGACGTCGGCCATGCTCTTTCCCTCCTCGGCGATCCGGCCCTGGACGAACGAAAGCTGGGCCTGGTTACCCTTGGCCTCGGTGAGTGTCCGCTGGTACTCGGCGGCGAGGTCGGACTGCCTCTCAATCATGGCCCGTGTCGCCTCGTCGATGCTTGTGAGCTTGTGGGCGGTCTTGAACTGGGCGAGGTCCTGTTCGGACGAATCGAGCCTGCTCCCGACCACGGCGAGCTGGTTTTCGACAAACTGCCGGATGGCCGAAACGTCGAGCCGGCTGAGTCCGAGGTCGTACTGCTCGTAGGCATCGGCGTAGGCGTTGGCGACCGAAACGGCGGCGGCGCGGGTGGGGGCGGAGGCGATGACCTCGATGATCTCGGCGTTGCGCACCGGCCGGGCCGCGACCGCGGAGCCGGAGGGCAGTGCCGAATCGGGCAGGCGTTTGGCCACACTCTCGGCCAGGCTCCGGCTCTGCAGGAGCTCGACGATGTTGGCGGTGTTCGGCCCGCTCGGCCAGAAGACGGTTCCCTCCTTGCCGAAGAGGCTGCCCTGGTTGTTGTCAGTGACCAGGATAGTCGTCCGGGCTTGAAAGACCGGGGTGGTCTTGACAATGGACAGCGTGATCATTGCCAGGACCCCGAGGAATACGCCCAGGGCCAGCCATTTCCGGCGGGTGGCCGCTTCCAGGTAGTCCTGGATTATCGTTCTGGAGTCGGTCGCCGGCGGGCCGCCCTGCAGGTCCTCATGCCGGAGTCCGGAACCGGCGTCCGCGGCCCGGCCGCCGGCATCGGGTCCCGGGTTCACGGTTGTACCTGCCTGGAAAGTATCACGGCCGTCATGGCCAGGGTGGCGACTGACGCGACCGTGGTCACGGCGTCAAGCACGTAGCGCAGGGAGTACCAGGGTGAGTTCGGGACCAGCACTACGTCTCCGGGCGAGAGCGGGATGACCTGCCCGGCTGCGAGCACCTTCTTGACGTCGATCCTCTTCTGCTTCTGGGTGGTCGCCTCGAACAGGACCAGGCGCCTCACGTCCGCGTGTTCGGTCGGGCCCCCGGCCGCGGAAAGCAGTTCCAGCAGGTCGGGGCTGCCGCCGAGGACGTATGCCCCGGGAGTCCGCACCTGACCCCAGACGTAGTACTTGAAGACCGGGGCCCGGGATCCGGCGGCTGGTTGAGCCGCAACCGGGACGGCGAGTGCCGTCAGTCCGAGGCAGACCAGCGCCGCCACGCCGCGACCGAGGAGCCGGAGCTTGCTTCCCAGGCATGAAGATACCGGGAGCAGGGATGAAGCGAAACGGGATGAAACCGGAGAGGCGGAACCGGGAAAGACGGACCGCAGGTGTTCGTGATTTGTCATTCCGTCTTCATCCTCTCCGCGGCATGCCTGGTGTCGTGCTGTTCAACATTCGTCCTCTCCGCCTTCTGCAATCGGCATTCTGACTGCGCTCTTCCGGTGTCCGTCACTCAGTCCCTCGGTCCCTTTCCTGCTCTCCGCTAGTACTTCCACTTGAACTCGCAGCGGCGGTCAAGGTGGTAGTCGGCCGTGTCGGTGTAGGGGGGATTTGCCTCCCCGAAGCTCTCCGCCGTCAGCAGCGCGGCATCGACTCCGAGCCCGACCAGGTATGCCTGGGCCGCCTCGGCGCGCCGCATCCCCAGGCCGACGTTGTACATCTCGGACGCGAGCGGACAGCAGTGACCTTCTATCAGCACGTCGGCCTTGAGTCCGGCCCTGGCCTTGGCGAGAATCGCCTCGGCATTGCGTTTCAGGATCTCGGCGTCTCCCGGACGGATGACGGACTGGTCGAGGTCGAAGTAGATGGGCAGGAGCTCGAACTTCCTTTCGCTCGGAGCCGGCCCGACCGGCACCTCGATAGGTCCCGGCGGCGGCGGCACCGGCTCGGGCGGCGGCGGGCACTCGCGGCGCCGGAACAGCCCGGCCAGCCCGGACAGGTCGTTGAACTGGTAGCTTGCTCCGACAAAGAGCCGCCCGAATCGTTCGTCTCCTTCGCTGAAAACCAAGCCCTCCATTTTGGTCCAGGCTGCCGTTGCGGTAAAGGAGCCGAAATTGGCCTTGACTCCGGCATTCAGGTCGCGGGTGCTCGCCTCGGCCACGAGCGCGACGTGAGGCAGCACGTAGATTTCCGCCCCGCCGAAGAGAGCGACCGCCCACTGATGATACCCGCCCAGCAAGAAGTCCGAGTTGAAGTACTTGCTGTGGATGGAGTACCCGACAAAGCGCCCGCGTCCCAGTCCAATGTTCAGCCGGGCAAACCTGGTCACCGGCAGGCTCGCTACCGCAAACGCGGAGAAGCTCTCATATGTCCTGACGTTCGTCTTGGACGAGTCTGTGTACTTCGTGTCCGGCCAGGCATCTGCCGTGTCGTGACCTACGGG
This DNA window, taken from candidate division WOR-3 bacterium, encodes the following:
- the scmC gene encoding SynChlorMet cassette protein ScmC; this translates as MNTGLRLNLADGQQWRIRPVDEQAAAIVAELGTVMGLSPATGSGRPGDGVRELCVAVCGESERLDLEASGAVVCRLAAPTNQWTKIDQMRRVASQIARETMARGGLLFHGALAEHRGSGFIMAGPQDVGKSTASRRLPSPWRSLCDDMTLVVPDGRGGFWAHPWPTWSRFLYNGPGGSWVVEDAKPLRAIFFLDQAPFDRLEPIYGTHATALTLQSAEELTRELLLQLTDVESAQVLCGKALGAAKGLATAVPVYSLKVSLDGRFWEKIEDVLPVGELPRSGEDSRCRAPMSVESFMADDTLRVVCTGTSMSPTLEEPDLLEVEPCGTAALRPGDVVCFKSPGTGKTIVHRVVSVGPRSGVFGHATDGRPRGGIRTRGDNNPVDDDEVLQPGDIIGRVRTAQRGAYRWRVRGGRLGLAVLPWTRLRRRIRNSTGLIPHTLYHFLAGLGPFDRMLPASLRPRLVRFRTRHRASLKLLIGRRTIGHYDFRRKEWHIRRPFRLLVDVQALPEQKP
- a CDS encoding nucleotidyltransferase family protein; protein product: MENPRSAADLLLSYLSDPRPRTRNQEPVTDWNEVVSTAAYHGLAPLLFSRLKKSEVQDYVPADAWERLRQAYFASASRSGLFYRRLVPVLRCLRDSGIPVIAMKGVYLAEQVYGNLALRPMCDADLMVPRAELPRAIAALFDSGGAYQLSEHFDKFDWAVHHHARPLVVRELTVEIHWTLVPPTGAVRVDTAGLWERARPVTIARVEVLALSSEDLILHLCLSLGHQGFTGLKRLCDMAETLHRFRGEIDWARVVSLAHRWGASKYAGLTFHLARNLLGAAVPDDVLEQLVPGGLDRRKLETAQESIVARTDCLRSGSIIDRWGAMSMGGKARLSWERVFLPRGEMAVVYPESRKAKHLWPYYALRLRDVVRTLLAHLFRRGLPTARSGMEGRNAALANWLEDRMTVGGKRRTMKEQR
- a CDS encoding ABC transporter ATP-binding protein — its product is MKESSRPRFVDAVQQGLRLDRAIRLVWTSAPGWATLNLLLVVVQGLLPLAGLYLMKRLIDALQAGIAASGGSASFRPVLVWVVLAAGVALLTALARSLADVAGQAQSLVLTDKVTDVLHSQSVAVDLEYYENPLYHDTLQRAQGDAAQRPVSIVNRLVQIGQSAISLAGIGGLLFAFNPLLALVLALVALPGALVRLVYSRRLYRFEQEQTKQERRAWYYHWMLTHSYFAKEVRLFDLGSLFRTRFRALRQQLRGGRLALTRRRTLAGVLAQSVATVAVFGALAYIAYQTFKGTVTIGSLVMYYSAFQLATGSVSAILGGFAGLYEDNLFLSNFYKFLDLKPRVTAPVKPLPCPSRIDKGIAFNDVGFTYPGTSRKVLEGVNLTVAPGQVIALVGENGSGKTTLAKLLCRLYDPDSGAVTVDGVDIRQFEPARWRRQVSVVLQDYVQYQLPVWENIWLGDAESVPDRERIVEAARRSGVDPVIRRLPQGYDTPLGCWFEHGHELSVGEWQKVALARAFLRDSQIVVLDEPTSSLDPLAEEELFRHFRQAIHGRGAVLISHRFSTVQMADHIYVLDKGRVVEQGTHRQLLETDGLYARLYLAQAAPYHRS
- a CDS encoding polysaccharide biosynthesis tyrosine autokinase, whose product is MNPGPDAGGRAADAGSGLRHEDLQGGPPATDSRTIIQDYLEAATRRKWLALGVFLGVLAMITLSIVKTTPVFQARTTILVTDNNQGSLFGKEGTVFWPSGPNTANIVELLQSRSLAESVAKRLPDSALPSGSAVAARPVRNAEIIEVIASAPTRAAAVSVANAYADAYEQYDLGLSRLDVSAIRQFVENQLAVVGSRLDSSEQDLAQFKTAHKLTSIDEATRAMIERQSDLAAEYQRTLTEAKGNQAQLSFVQGRIAEEGKSMADVDAISSPLVAELKGTLNQIEVDKTNLLIRGFAPNSERIKVLDRQIDSTRARLRTESQKLITRQGFVDPAGHLNDLLESALTLNTGLASSQARQAALANALAGFDTQLERLPEAERQLARLTRDVETGRRVHSLLSERYEEARIREVGRISSVRIIDRASQARQTRPNVRSSLVAGLLLALVLAVGAVVAAENLDTAIHGQDEVERRGYAVLGSIPRLSLAGRRTKQNEAVTSHLITHTDFESSGAEAFRMLRTALAFTSAERPMRTIAVTSPGPSEGKTTVAVNLASVLAQAGSRVLLIDGDLRHPALHTLFKRGKKPGLSDLVVLNVSPAEAVFPTGLDGLSCLPCGTIPPSPADLLTLNATRALLERLETEYDYVVIDTAPVLVAADTPIIGTLADTTIMVVRADRTTLDALNRAGSAMLSGGAHLSGLVVNDVKRTGRYGRYYYYYYKYHYYRHGQQKANGVRTREGTEDEGAAPEGQG
- a CDS encoding OmpA family protein, with product MVVGSPRTGFRRDRRPVLLCAIAALALVAAPAWVGRAAAATSRQFNSPTLLYETPTADVLPPGALALAADMTYPLVQTSQNVNYPEANVNIRFSPIKRLDFALTAYTFSDYVLEAKYRILGGEPDRFGLAVGVYDVGLNGYVSPVGHDTADAWPDTKYTDSSKTNVRTYESFSAFAVASLPVTRFARLNIGLGRGRFVGYSIHSKYFNSDFLLGGYHQWAVALFGGAEIYVLPHVALVAEASTRDLNAGVKANFGSFTATAAWTKMEGLVFSEGDERFGRLFVGASYQFNDLSGLAGLFRRRECPPPPEPVPPPPGPIEVPVGPAPSERKFELLPIYFDLDQSVIRPGDAEILKRNAEAILAKARAGLKADVLIEGHCCPLASEMYNVGLGMRRAEAAQAYLVGLGVDAALLTAESFGEANPPYTDTADYHLDRRCEFKWKY